TACTATGCCCGAAATGGATGGCATCACAGCATTGAAAAAAATAAAAGAGATAGATCCTGAAGCAAAGGTGGTCATGTGTTCAGCAATGGGACAACAAGCGATGGTGATTGATGCTATCCAGGCAGGGGCAAAAGACTTTATTGTCAAACCTTTTCAGGCAGACCGGGTGCTGGAAGCCATAAAAAAAGTGATAGGATAAGGGATAGCAGATGCTAAGCAAGTGTTATTTGGGGTTGTGCTTACTTGTAGTAGTGGCTTGCGGGATTACTTTTGTTCTGGCGGAAGGTGTGCAAGCCACCTCAGAAACAACACAAGTGGGCGAAACAAGCGAGCAAATTGAATTGCCTGACCAAAGCAAAGCATTGGGCCGGATGATGATTCAGGTCGTGGTTTACACCCTGCTTGTTATAGGCCTCATTGTGTTATTCGTCCGTTTTTTGGGTAAACGGCAGCAGAAGTTAGGCTACCACCAGTTGTTTCAGCACATGGGGGGCACTTCGCTGGGGCCCAATAAATCCCTTCAACTAATCAAAGTGGGAGATAAAATCTATCTGCTTGGTGTTAGTGAGCAGATAACGCTCATTAAAGAGATAGATGATCCCGCTGAAATTGAACGGATCGAAGCGGACAGGGAGAAACAGCAGGTATTCTTGCAGACGCCTGTTTTAGAGCGGTGGAAGTACTCGCTGGATCAATGGCGAAACCAAAAAGAAGATTCACATTTCCATTCACTGCTGAAGAGGAGTTTACAGAACCAGCAAGTGATGCGCGAACAGTACCAGCGTCATTTGCATCAAGGACATTCCGCTGATGTAAGTGGCCGGGGAAAAAAAGAGGGTTGAGGTAAGTGATAGACATGTTAATAGCACAAACAACCGGTGCACTGATCCCAGGTCTTAATCTAGAAATTGGCGCATCAACAGATCCTGAAGATGTTGCACTGACACTGCAACTCTTAGCATTATTGACAATTCTGTCGTTGGCTCCTGCCATTTTGATCATGATGACCTGTTTCACCAGGATTGTGGTCGTGCTGGGTTTTGTGAGAATGTCACTCGCCACGCAGACCATGCCGCCCAACCAAGTGTTGATCGGCTTGGCCCTTTTCCTAACTTTTTTCGTCATGGCACCAGTATTTGGGGAAATTAATGAAAATGCTCTACAGCCTTATTTATCAGGTGAGATTAGTCAAGAGGAGGCGTTTAATCTGGCCGTCGGCCCCATTAAGGAGTTTATGGCCCAACATACACGGGAAAAAGATCTGGCTCTGTTTCTCAGATATGTGGATGAGGAACAACCTGAATCAGTCCAGGATATCCCTTTGACCGCCCTTGTTCCTGCCTTTGCCATTAGTGAGTTGAAAACTGCTTTTCAAATTGGCTTTATGATTTTTATTCCTTTTTTGATTATCGATATGATTGTGGCCAGCACCCTGATGTCAATGGGCATGATGATGCTGCCGCCTGTAATCATCTCCCTGCCGTTTAAAATCTTATTGTTCGTACTGGTTGACGGCTGGTACCTCGTGGTAGAATCGCTGCTGTTCAGCTTTCGCTAAGGTAGGTGCACGAAACGGATGACACCCCAGTTGGTTTTGGATTTGGCCCAAAATGCGGTTTTCACCATTCTGCTAGTGGCTGGCCCCATGCTGCTGATGGCGCTTGGGGTGGGTTTGTTGGTCAGTATTTTTCAAGCGACAACACAGATTCAGGAACAAACGTTAGCTTTTATTCCTAAGATTGTGGCTGTGCTTCTATCATTAGTTATTTTTGGACCTTGGATGTTGTCTGTGATTTTGGACTTTACCAATCAGTTGTGGCAAAACTTACACCTCATTGTAGGATGAGTGATCAATGCTGTTAGAGTGGCTTAATCTTTTGCCGGTTTTTTTGTTGATCCTGGTTCGTCTGACCACCTTTTTTGTGGCGGCCCCTCTGTTTTCCATGCAAGGGGTGCCGCACATGTTTAAAATCGGGCTGGCTTGTTTTATCGCCTTAGTCTCTTTAACCTCCATTGAAGTGGGTGACCCGATTCCTTGGGACCTGAGCTTCCTTTTCTATGTTGGCAAAGAAGCACTGGTTGGCTTGGCTTTGGGCTTTGTTGCCGCTCTTGTGATCTATACGGTTCAGGTGGCTGGAGCGTTTATCGATTTTCAGATGGGCTTTCTCATTGCCAATCTCGTTGATCCCCAAACGGGGGCCCAGGTCCCCATTATTGGTAATCTGAAATACTTTTTGACCCTCTTGTTTTTATTATCTGTAGATGCACACCATTTATTGATTGAGGGGGTTATCCGCAGTTATCAGTTGGTACCCATTGATCAGTATATGGTGGAGATAGGTTCAGCAGGGGTAGCCCAATTAATGACCCATGTGTTTGTACAGATGTTTGTGGTAGCGCTCTTAATTGCCTTGCCAGTCGTAGGTGCCTTATTTCTCGTTGATATTTCACTGGGCATTCTGGCCCGAACCGTACCGCAAATCAACGTGTTTGTGGTCGGGTTGCCTTTAAAGATATTTAGCGGTTTTGTGTTGATCTTAATTACATTGCCAGGTTTTTTCTATCTTTTGCATCGTCTGGTTGGGGAGATGGTTAACACCATGGGCCAACTGTTAAGAGTGTTAGGGTGACAACTGATGGACAAACAGCGCCTGCCACTGCAATTTTTTGCTGAGGATTCACAAGAAAAAACAGAAAAAGCAACGCCCAGAAAAAGGGAAGAAGTCCGGCGCAAAGGACAGGTGGCCAAAAGTTCTGAAGTGCCAACAGCCCTTATTTTACTGTTTGTGTTTATCTTACTTTTTTTTATTGGAGAATGGATGTTGACCCAGTTTAAGGCCTTGTATGTTAAAAGCCTCACTCAATATATCCACCAGGAAGTCACAGTGCAGATGATTCCCGTTATTTTTCAGGAACTTTCCTTTCAAGCAGCTAAAGTCACAGCACCGGTGATGCTGATGGCGCTGGTGGCCGGAGTCCTGGGCAATTACATCCAAGTCGGGTTTCTCTTTTCCACAGAGCCATTGAAAATGAAATTGGAACGTATCAATCCCCTTAAAGGGTTTAAACGTATTTTTTCCACCCGGGCCCTGGTCGAGTTGTTAAAATCACTGATTAAGGTCACACTGGTCGGAACCGTGGTTTTTACGCTGCTTATGTATCGCCGGGAAGACATCTTTCAACTTTCTCAAGCAGGGGTGGGAGAAGCACTGGCCTTATTGGGCAGGTACACCTTTCAGCTCGGTCTGAGTGTGGCTATTGTCTTACTGGTTTTATCCATGCTTGATTATCTTTACCAAAAATATGAGTTCGAAAAAAATATTCGTATGTCCAAACAGGAAATGAAGGATGAGCATAAGCGGACAGAAGGGGATCCTTTGATCAAATCTAAAATCAAAGAGCGGCAGCGGCAAATGGCCATGAGACGAATGATGCAGCAAGTTCCTCTGGCTGATGTGATTCTGACCAACCCCACCCATTATGCTGTAGCCTTAAAATACGATGCAGAGCAAATGGATGCCCCACGGGTGGTAGCCAAAGGCACAGGATTTGTTGCTTTAAAAATTAAAGAAATTGGTGAGGCGCACGGTGTCACTGTAGTGGAAAACAAACACCTGGCCCGTGCTCTGTATGCTCAGGTGGAAATTGGTGAAGAAATTCCTGAACATCTCTTTCAGGCCGTGGCCGAAGTGCTTGCTTATGTGTATCGCCTGAAGGGCAAAGTTTAAGGAGGAGGATTATCATTGGTGTTAAGAGATTATAGTATATTACTGGCCGTCATTATGATCATTGTGATGATGGTCATTCCTCTTCCAACCTGGATGCTGGATATCTTGATTATTATCAATATCTCCTTGGCGCTGACGATTATCCTGGTCGCGATGAATACCAATGAGCCGCTTCAATTTTCGATCTTTCCGGCACTACTCCTGTTAACCACTTTGTTTAGGCTCGGCTTAAACGTATCCACCACCCGGGCCATTTTGACCGGTGCAGATGCAGGCAGTGTCATTCAGACCTTTGGTGAATTTGTGGTTGGGGGGAGTGTCATCGTTGGTTTTTTGGTTTTTCTGATCTTAGTCATTATCCAATTTATTGTGATTACCAAAGGTTCGGAGCGTGTCGCTGAAGTGGCAGCCCGCTTCACGTTGGATGCGATGCCAGGTAAACAAATGAGCATTGATGCTGATTTGAACGCGGGGATCATTAATGAACAGGAGGCGAGAGCACGACGGGAGAAAATTGAGAAAGAAGCAGACTTTTATGGGGCCATGGACGGGGCGGCCAAATTTGTCAAAGGTGATGCCATTGCCGCTATTGTGATTACCATTATTAACATCATTGGCGGTCTGTTGATCGGGATTATGGTGATGGGCATGGCCTTCAGCGATGCTGTGTCCACCTATACCTTACTCTCTATTGGTGATGGATTGGTCAGTCAGATTCCGGCTCTCTTACTCTCCACTGCAACAGGTATCGTGGTGACGCGGGTCGCTTCAGACGGTAACCTGAGCCTGGATATCTCCCGTCAAATCTTTGCCTATCCTAAACTCCTTTATGTGGTTGGGGGCACCATTGCTTTATTAGGTATTGTCACACCGATTAACCCATTTTTGACCTTATCGATTGCCGGCTTCATGTCTTTTGGCGGTTTTAGAATGCAGCAGGCATTGGAACAGCAGCAACAACAAGAGGAAAATGATCAACAAGAACAAGCCATTGAAGAGGTGAAAAGTCCTGAAAGCGTGACGCCCCTTTTGCAGGTGGACCCTATCGAGTTTGAATTTGGTTACAGCCTGATTCCGTTGGCCGATGCCAATCAGGGAGGGGATCTACTAGATAGAGTGATCATGATCCGCCGTCAATGTGCCTTGGAGCTGGGTATCATTGTACCTGTTATACGCATAAGAGACAATATTCAATTAAAACCCAATGAATATGTGATCAAAATCAGGGGAAACCGTGTAGCACAAGGGGAATTGCTCCTTGATCATTATCTGGCCATGAGCCCCGGAGTGGAAGATGAATCTGTAGAGGGTATTGAAACTGTAGAGCCAGCGTTTGGCTTGCCTGCCCTGTGGGTTAATGAGGAAATGAAAGAACGGGCAGAGCTGGCTGGCTACACGGTTGTGGATCCCCCATCGGTGGTGTCTACGCATTTAACGGAAGTGATTAAGCGCCATGCTCATGAGCTCCTGGGTCGCCAGGAAGTGAAAACATTGCTTGATCATGTAAAAGAATCGGCTCCAGCGGTAGTGGAGGAGTTGATTCCGGATCTCCTCAGCATAGGGGACGTGCAGAAAGTATTGCGCAACCTGCTAAAGGAACGAGTCTCTATCCGTAATTTGCCACTTATTTTGGAATGCCTGGCCGATTATGCTCCGCATACAAAAGATCCTGAGCTGTTAACTGAATATGTCCGCGGGAGCCTGGCCAGACAGATCACACAGCAATATGCAGGAGATAGCGGATCCTTAAGGGTGATCACAGCTGGTGCATCCCTGGAAAAGTGCATTGCTGATGCCATCCAGCAAACGGAGCAGGGCCCATACCTGGCTTTGGATCCGGAAACCACCCAGAAAATCTCCCAGGCGGTGTTGGCTGAAGTCAAACGCGTGCAGGAACTGGGCCTGGAGCCTGTTCTCTTAACTTCACCGGCGATAAGAATGCATTTGCGCCATTTACTGGCCCGCTATATGCCTGATTTACCGGTTCTGTCCTATAACGAACTGGAAGCTGATCTTGAGGTGCAAAGTGTAGGGGTGGTGAACGTGTGATGAGAGTCAAAAAGTATATTGTGGACAACTTGGCTGAAGCCATGCAGGAAATTAAACAGGATTTAGGGCACAATGCGGTCATTCTGGATACAAAAAAAGTGAAAAAAAGGGGATTTTTAGGCCTCTTTGGCAAGAAAACACAGATCGAAGTGATTGCCGCTGCAGATCAAGGCGTAAATCAAAACCAGCACTTTAACAGCCAACCCGTCAGGCTCAGAAGAGAGAGACGCTTAAAAGGAGCAGTTGCTTCACCAGGTGCTCATCATGCTCTGCCTGCTGCTGAGCATTTGGTTCTAACCCAAGAAATAAAAGAAATTAAGCAGTTTATGCTGAATATGATGGACGGCGTGCCGCTTCAGATGCCGCCTGCCTTACGACAGGTGGATCAAAAACTGAAACAGCATGGTGTCTTGCCTGACATCCGCGCCCAGCTCCTGCAACAGCTGCTCACACACTACCAGGGGCACAATGATCAGCTGGACAGCCGGCAGATACGGAAGTTTTTGGTCAATTATTTGGAAACTCTGCCCTTAGGACAGCAACGACAGTTGTCCAAATTCATGTGTTTTGTTGGTCCTACAGGTGTGGGCAAAACGACGACCATCGCTAAGCTGGCAGCAGAAATATTGCTTTCCAGGCGTCAAAATGTGGGCTTGATCACCGCGGATACATACCGCATTGCCGCTGTGGATCAACTCAAAACCTATGCCCAAATTTTGAATGTGCCTCTGGAGGTGGTTTACTCGGCACAGGATTTAAAAGCAGCGATGAGCAGGCTGGCTTCTTGTGATTACATCTTGATGGACACTGCCGGCCGCAACTACATGGAAGCCTACTATATTCATGAACTCAAACAGTTGGTCCCAGACCAACAAGATGTACACACTTGCCTGGTGCTCAGTTTAACCAGCAAGTATGAAGATATGAAGCAAGTGGTGGTTAATTTCAAAGTATTGCCAATTAATACCTTAATCTTAACCAAAGCGGATGAGACCCACACACTTGGTTCGCTGGTTAACCTGCTGAGTGAATACCGGCTGCCTTTGGCTTATGTAACCAATGGCCAGAATGTGCCAGATGATTTGCTCTCTCCGTCACCGGAATGGCTGGCCAATACCCTGTTGAGTGAGGGGATAGAAGTTGAAAGATCAAGCTGAACGTTTAAGAGAAAAGGTTCGCCGTAGTCAGGGAGCAGCTGTCGCGCGCACCATCGCGGTGACAAGTGGCAAGGGCGGGGTGGGCAAGTCCAATGTGGCACTTAATCTTGCCTTAAGTTTAATGGAACGGGGTAAGCGGACACTGTTATTTGACCTTGACCTTGGTTTTGCCAATCTTGATGTGTTATTAGGCTACACGCCCCGTTTGACGTTGATTGACATGGTGGAAAAGGGGCTGTCCCTAGATGACGTGATCGAGAGAGGACCGTATGGTTTGGAGTTAATCTCTGGGGGCTCGGGACTTGGCAGTTTGTTTCACCTCGATCAAGGCCAAATCAATGATATGTTGGATAAACTGGACACTTTATCCAAGCGGCTTGACTATATCATTTTGGATACAGGGGCAGGACTGTCGGCCGAATCACTCCGCCTTATGCTGGCTGTTGACGATATATGGCTGGTCACCACACCTGAGCCTACTTCTATGACTGATGCCTATGGCGTCATTAAGGCATTGTGCAAATACAATGGGGAGATCAACTTGCATGTCATCGTGAACCGCTGTTACACACCAGTGGAAGGAGTACGAACAGCCCGAAGGTTACAAACAGTGGCCAAGCAATTTTTAAATAAGGAGATCCGTTATTTAGGGTATCTGCCCAATGACCCGTCCGTCCACCAAGCGGTTCTCAGTCAAACGCCTTTTATCAAATTGTTTCCTGCCTGTCAAGCTGCACAGGCCATCGCTGTGCTGACAGCCAGGTATCTTAACCAACCCTTGCAGGATAATGCCAGGCGGGAAGGTAGAGGGTTACGTTCCTTTTTCAAGCAGTTGATCGCCCCGTTTCTCCAAAAGGGAACGGGATAACAGCAGGGTCTGGTTGTATGAGGAGGGAGTACACATTACGCTGTACAGTCAACAAAGACAACTTAAATTTTTAGTGCTAATAGGTGTGTCCACCGGTGGGCCAAAAGCACTGCAATATTTATTTTCACACTTAACTGCACGAAAGGATACCGCTTTGCTTGTTGTTCAGCATATGCCTCCTAATTTTACATATTCGCTGGCTAAGCGGCTCAATGAACTGTCGTCATATTCAGTGAAGGAAGCTAAGCATGGTGATCCCATTAAGGGAGCTCATGCGTATGTTGCACCAGGCGATTACCACTTGGAGATCAGGATGGAAGCAGGTACTCCTGTGGTGTACTTGACCAAGAAAGCACCTCGTAAAGGACATCGTCCAGCCGTGGATGTGTTGTTCGAGTCAGCTGTTCAGGCCGTAGGTTATAGTGTAATCACTGTGATCATGACTGGCATGGGTAAGGACGGAACAGAAGGATTAAAATGGCTCAAGGAGCAAAAACACATTTACTCGTTAGCCGAAGATGAGTCCAGCTGTATTGTATACGGCATGCCAAAAACGGCGATCGAAGCCGGTCTGGTTGACAAGGTGGTACCGCTCGAAGGCATGCCGGGGGCGATTGAACAGGCGATAAAAGAACTGGGGGGAGCTTAACGATGGATATGAATCAATACATGGATGCCTTTATAGATGAGGCTACTCAACATTTACAGTCAATCAATGGAAATTTGCTGTTGCTCGAAAAGGAGCCGGCCAACCTTGAACTGGTTCAGGAGATCTTTCGCTCTGCTCACACTTTAAAAGGCATGGCAGCCACAATGGGTTTTGAAGAAGTGGCTGAGCTCACCCATCACTTGGAGAATGTGCTGGATCAAGTGCGTAACAGAAAATTAACCGTTAGCACACCCATGATGGATACGTTGTTTTTCAGTGTGGATGCGCTGGAAAAAATGATTGATGCTCTGATCAACGAGGAAAATGCACAAGTTGATGTTGGACAGGTGATACAGGCCTTAAACGGGATTCAGGGAGACGGTTCTAAGGGGGCATCATCCAGCGGAGAAGAGCAGACACAGGACCGCTCAAGCAGCGTGCCCAGGGCTATTTTGCAAGCGGTTGACCAATTTGCCCTGACGGTTTTAACTCAATCTGAGGAAACAGGGTTTAACATCTATCACATCCAAGTCACTCTTGATAAAGGCTGTTTATTAAAAGCGGCCCGGGCTTATATGGTTTTCCAGCTTTTGGAGAGTGAAGGGGAAATCATCCAGACCCTTCCCCCTGTTCAAGATATAGAAGAGGAGGCCTTTGAATCTGCTTTTGAACTGATCTATGTTACGAAACAAGACACAGATTATGTTCAACAGCTTATTCATAAAGTTTCAGAGATTGAACAGGTGCATGTTCAGCCGGTAAAAACAGAGGAGTTGAAGTACCATCAGTCTCAGGAGATAGCGGAAGGAGCCTTAGAAACAGCAGCTGCCAGCGCTCCAAGTGCTGACAGTGAGCAATTGAAGTCTGGGCAACCGGAAACATCGCCGCATAGAAACGGATCACAACGGACATTGAATAAAACAATCCGGGTTAATATCGACCGTCTGGATGCTTTGATGAATTTATTCAGTGAGCTGGTCATTGACCGGGGGCGTCTGGAGAAGATCTCAAAAGAACTTCAGCATCAAGAGTTAATCGAAACGGTGGAACATATGAGCCGTATGAGCAGCGACTTGCAAGATCTTATTTTGAATATGCGCATGGTCCCTATAGAACAGGTGTTTAACCGTTTTCCCAAAATGGTCCGCAGTTTGTCACGGGAATTAGGCAAAGAGGTTGAACTGGCCATGAGCGGTACAGAAACCGAACTGGACCGCACGGTGATTGACGAAATTGGTGATCCTCTTGTGCATTTGCTGCGCAATGCCATTGATCATGGACTGGAGACAACGGAGGAACGAAAACGCCTAGGCAAGCCGGAACAGGGACGGCTGGAATTAAAGGCTTATCACAGCGGCAATCACGTCTTTATCGAGGTCAGGGATGACGGCAGGGGTATTGACCGCAGCAAAGTGTTAAAAAAGGCCATTGAACGGGGAGTCATTTCCCGGGAACGGAGTGAAGAGTTAAGCGATCAGGATGTTTACCAGTTATTGTTTGCCTCAGGTTTCAGTACGGCCGAAAAAGTGTCAGACATATCCGGCAGGGGAGTCGGGCTGGATGTGGTGAAAAACAAAATTGAATCGTTAGGCGGCAATGTGTCCGTCCTGTCACAGCCTGGAGCTGGCACCACCTTCACGGTCCAACTGCCTTTAACTTTGTCAATTATTTCCGCCTTACTTGTCAAAGTAATGGATGAGACCTATGCCATCCCACTGACATCGATTATTGAAGTTGCTGCCGTGAAACAGGAAGATATTCGTTCCGTCCAAGGACAAAGGGTGATCGATTTTAGAGGCAAAGTGGTCCCCCTTGTTTCATTGCAAGATGTATTTGAAGTTCCCGGTGAAGTGGAGGAGGATGGCATCCTTTCCATTGTGATTGTCAAAAAAGGCGAAAAAATGGCTGGTTTGATTGTTGACTCATTGATTGGTCAGCAAGAAGTGGTTCTGAAAACATTAGGTCAATATCTTAATCAGGTATTCGCCATATCGGGAGCGACCATTTTGGGGGATGGACAAGTGGCTTTGATTATTGACTGCAATGCACTGATTAAGTAAAGCAGGGAGGGTTAGACATGGTGGACAACTATGATATCAGTGGGGAAAATAAGCTCATTGTTTTCCGCTTAGCTAACGAAGAGTACGCCATTGATGTGGCTCAGGTTCGTTCAATTGAGCGCATGCAGCCGATTACCCGGGTGCCGCGCACGCCTCCGTTTGTGAAAGGGGTTATCAATCTGAGGGGAGTGGTCACGCCTATTATTGATTTACGACGCCGGTTTAACATGGAAGAAATAGAGTATACCAACAACACTCGTATTATTATTGTTGTGGTTGATGAAATGGAAGTGGGCCTGATTGTTGACGCAGCCAATGATGTAATTGACCTGCCCGCTGATCATATTGAACCTCCCCCGGAGGTTGTGGGGGGCGAGGTGGCCGATTATTTGCGAGGCGTGGTCCAGCTGGAAAACAGGTTGTTGATTTTGCTTAATCTTGATTGTGTCTTAGCCAGAGATGAATTTCAACCAACTAAAACGATTGAGGCGACATCATGAATAACTGGAAGCAATTCAGCAAGATGCACATGGACATATTAAAAGAAATTGGCAACATTGGGGCTGGACATGCTGCTACCTCGTTATCATCATTGTTACAAAAACCGGTTGAAATGAAGGTGCCTGACGCTCGTTTAGTTTCCTTTAATGAGATTTCTGAACGGTTGGGTGGAGCGGAGCAGGTTGTTGTCACCACTTTACTTACCATTCAAGGTGATGTGACAGGATATATGTTTTTTATCCTCCAGCAAGACGGTGCAAAAAGGCTGATCCACTCCCTACTTAACCAAGAGGAGGCTGACTCGTGTAATGAACTTCATTTATCTGCCGTGCAGGAAGTAGGCAATATTTTAAGCGGTTCCTACCTATCAGCTTTGGCTGACTTAACCGGTCTTAACATCCAGCCTTCGGTCCCCGAAGTAGCCATCGATATGGCGGCTGCCATTTTAAGTTACGGATTGCTTGAAGTTGGGAAAGTGGGAGATCATGCATTGGTGATTGATACATGCTTTTACGACCGACCCGGTCAGGAGAGACCAATAGAAGGACATTTCTTCCTTTTGCCTGACCCTGATTCTTTTTCAATATTATTTCAAGCATTAGGAGTAACTGAACATGACAAAGGTGATTAACGTCGGAATGGCTGACCTTAATGTCGCTTGTGCACCGGACAAAATCAGAACAACCGGTCTTGGCTCATGTGTAGGGGTTGTGATCTACGATCCTTCCAGGAAAATAGCAGGATTGGCCCATGTGATGCTGCCCAGCCAGGAGTTTTCCAGGGGAGATACAAATCAGGCTAAATATGCAGATACGGCCATTCCTGCTTTAATAGAAAAAATGATAGCTTGTGGTGCCAACAGAAGTCAATTTCAAGCCAAACTGGCAGGCGGTGCACAGATGTTTAAGTTTCAATCATCAAGCCAGGTGATGCGTATCGGTGAGCGTAATGTGGAGGCGTGCAAATGTCAGCTTGAACGCTTCAACATCCCTGTTGTGGCTGAAGATACCGGCGGAAATTTCGGACGTACCATCGAGCTGGATACGTTGAACGGTGTACTTTATATACGTACAGCAAACCGGGGTATCAAAGAGCTGTAAGTGAAAAGGTAGGGGGTGAGCCCATTGAGCACAAAAAAGTGGACCAAACAAGATTGGGAAAATTGGAGGAAATGGAAAGACGGGCGAGACCCTGAAGCAGGACAATGTCTGGTGTTAAAATATATGTCGGTCGTTGATTATGTGGTGGGCCGCATATCGCTGACACTGCCTGATAGTATCACTAAAGATGAATTGAAAAGTTGGGGCCTGGACGGCTTGCTTGACGCATTCGATAAGTTTGAACCGGAAAGAGGTTTGCAGTTTGAGACGTATGCCAGGTTAAGAGTAAAAGGGGCTATCATTGACGAATTACGCAGGTCCGATATTCTGCCCCGCTCTGTCAGGGAAAAAGCCCGCAAGATCGAAGAGGCCTATCTTCAATTGGAACAGGAAAAACAACGATCGGTCACTGATCAAGAAGTGAGTCAGTATCTGGGCATTAGTGTTCATGAGCTGAGACAGACGCTGGCTGATGTTTCGTTATCGGCTATGCTTTCTATTGACGAGGTGGTTTATGATGAGGAGACCCAGCAGATGGTCAGGTCCACGGTTTTGGAAAACAGCCAGGCTGACAATCCAGAGCAGTACGTGGATGAACAATGGAAGAAAGAAACCCTGGCTCATGCTATTGACCGATTGCCTGAGAAGGAGAAATGGGTTGTTTCCCTGGCCTATTTTGAAGAACTGACTTTAACAGAAATTGCGCAGTTGCTTAATCTATCTACCTCCCGTATATCCCAGCTCCACTCCAAAGCTTTATTGCGCCTAAAAGCTGCCCTGAGCAAGGAACAAGAACTGATTTGCAATCCATGACGTTAGATTGAGCCAATCTGAAGAAAACACTTTACTTTAATAAGGTGGGATGGTCGAGTGACTGTATGGCTTGTCCTTAGCTTTCTTCTGCATCTGATCACCCTCTTTGCTCTTATTGTTTTATACCAGCGGTCTTCCTCTGCTGACAGAAGTCAGCCAACCTATGACCCTCAAGCGCTCACTGAGCAGTTGGACGCCTTTGTTAAGCAAATTGAACAGGAGAATGAAGCCTATTATCAAAACATGCTGGCTCATTTAAAGGACCTGGAGACAGAGTGGGAGATTAAAGTAAACCAGTTAAATCAGGCATCATCCCGTGAAGCGGCTGATCCTCCCCAGC
This window of the Caldalkalibacillus uzonensis genome carries:
- a CDS encoding chemotaxis protein CheD — protein: MTKVINVGMADLNVACAPDKIRTTGLGSCVGVVIYDPSRKIAGLAHVMLPSQEFSRGDTNQAKYADTAIPALIEKMIACGANRSQFQAKLAGGAQMFKFQSSSQVMRIGERNVEACKCQLERFNIPVVAEDTGGNFGRTIELDTLNGVLYIRTANRGIKEL
- a CDS encoding FliA/WhiG family RNA polymerase sigma factor: MSPLSTKKWTKQDWENWRKWKDGRDPEAGQCLVLKYMSVVDYVVGRISLTLPDSITKDELKSWGLDGLLDAFDKFEPERGLQFETYARLRVKGAIIDELRRSDILPRSVREKARKIEEAYLQLEQEKQRSVTDQEVSQYLGISVHELRQTLADVSLSAMLSIDEVVYDEETQQMVRSTVLENSQADNPEQYVDEQWKKETLAHAIDRLPEKEKWVVSLAYFEELTLTEIAQLLNLSTSRISQLHSKALLRLKAALSKEQELICNP
- a CDS encoding CheB methylesterase domain-containing protein codes for the protein MYEEGVHITLYSQQRQLKFLVLIGVSTGGPKALQYLFSHLTARKDTALLVVQHMPPNFTYSLAKRLNELSSYSVKEAKHGDPIKGAHAYVAPGDYHLEIRMEAGTPVVYLTKKAPRKGHRPAVDVLFESAVQAVGYSVITVIMTGMGKDGTEGLKWLKEQKHIYSLAEDESSCIVYGMPKTAIEAGLVDKVVPLEGMPGAIEQAIKELGGA
- a CDS encoding chemotaxis protein CheC, with translation MNNWKQFSKMHMDILKEIGNIGAGHAATSLSSLLQKPVEMKVPDARLVSFNEISERLGGAEQVVVTTLLTIQGDVTGYMFFILQQDGAKRLIHSLLNQEEADSCNELHLSAVQEVGNILSGSYLSALADLTGLNIQPSVPEVAIDMAAAILSYGLLEVGKVGDHALVIDTCFYDRPGQERPIEGHFFLLPDPDSFSILFQALGVTEHDKGD
- a CDS encoding chemotaxis protein CheW gives rise to the protein MVDNYDISGENKLIVFRLANEEYAIDVAQVRSIERMQPITRVPRTPPFVKGVINLRGVVTPIIDLRRRFNMEEIEYTNNTRIIIVVVDEMEVGLIVDAANDVIDLPADHIEPPPEVVGGEVADYLRGVVQLENRLLILLNLDCVLARDEFQPTKTIEATS
- the flhF gene encoding flagellar biosynthesis protein FlhF; protein product: MRVKKYIVDNLAEAMQEIKQDLGHNAVILDTKKVKKRGFLGLFGKKTQIEVIAAADQGVNQNQHFNSQPVRLRRERRLKGAVASPGAHHALPAAEHLVLTQEIKEIKQFMLNMMDGVPLQMPPALRQVDQKLKQHGVLPDIRAQLLQQLLTHYQGHNDQLDSRQIRKFLVNYLETLPLGQQRQLSKFMCFVGPTGVGKTTTIAKLAAEILLSRRQNVGLITADTYRIAAVDQLKTYAQILNVPLEVVYSAQDLKAAMSRLASCDYILMDTAGRNYMEAYYIHELKQLVPDQQDVHTCLVLSLTSKYEDMKQVVVNFKVLPINTLILTKADETHTLGSLVNLLSEYRLPLAYVTNGQNVPDDLLSPSPEWLANTLLSEGIEVERSS
- a CDS encoding MinD/ParA family protein, which encodes MKDQAERLREKVRRSQGAAVARTIAVTSGKGGVGKSNVALNLALSLMERGKRTLLFDLDLGFANLDVLLGYTPRLTLIDMVEKGLSLDDVIERGPYGLELISGGSGLGSLFHLDQGQINDMLDKLDTLSKRLDYIILDTGAGLSAESLRLMLAVDDIWLVTTPEPTSMTDAYGVIKALCKYNGEINLHVIVNRCYTPVEGVRTARRLQTVAKQFLNKEIRYLGYLPNDPSVHQAVLSQTPFIKLFPACQAAQAIAVLTARYLNQPLQDNARREGRGLRSFFKQLIAPFLQKGTG
- a CDS encoding chemotaxis protein CheA, translating into MDMNQYMDAFIDEATQHLQSINGNLLLLEKEPANLELVQEIFRSAHTLKGMAATMGFEEVAELTHHLENVLDQVRNRKLTVSTPMMDTLFFSVDALEKMIDALINEENAQVDVGQVIQALNGIQGDGSKGASSSGEEQTQDRSSSVPRAILQAVDQFALTVLTQSEETGFNIYHIQVTLDKGCLLKAARAYMVFQLLESEGEIIQTLPPVQDIEEEAFESAFELIYVTKQDTDYVQQLIHKVSEIEQVHVQPVKTEELKYHQSQEIAEGALETAAASAPSADSEQLKSGQPETSPHRNGSQRTLNKTIRVNIDRLDALMNLFSELVIDRGRLEKISKELQHQELIETVEHMSRMSSDLQDLILNMRMVPIEQVFNRFPKMVRSLSRELGKEVELAMSGTETELDRTVIDEIGDPLVHLLRNAIDHGLETTEERKRLGKPEQGRLELKAYHSGNHVFIEVRDDGRGIDRSKVLKKAIERGVISRERSEELSDQDVYQLLFASGFSTAEKVSDISGRGVGLDVVKNKIESLGGNVSVLSQPGAGTTFTVQLPLTLSIISALLVKVMDETYAIPLTSIIEVAAVKQEDIRSVQGQRVIDFRGKVVPLVSLQDVFEVPGEVEEDGILSIVIVKKGEKMAGLIVDSLIGQQEVVLKTLGQYLNQVFAISGATILGDGQVALIIDCNALIK